One Aphidius gifuensis isolate YNYX2018 linkage group LG5, ASM1490517v1, whole genome shotgun sequence genomic region harbors:
- the LOC122857855 gene encoding putative mediator of RNA polymerase II transcription subunit 26 isoform X1, with protein MPSSQVPQATERRNERMMTHEPPKLKTTLTTPPKQATNPLQFVKVGPCSLYRSAHEQLSKVDEVKKVKQEVREEAEEWQSNLDNWKSSRRKRQEHIIERVVEVKKLELEEHDRQRRRSKTFSEMMEERGSRGRKLSLAMYHEEDSNDLSDLGIGTSSGKSSISGDTHDDTQSVLSDRDSEIDKNNSFDNTIIENNNNTLSTTIIDDTQTETINDFNNDNEQREYDSGTTATISSPEPEEYTYENAIRGYVSRVPPNLPRHSIININTQLDSKKNGKINIFDDKNSSNNDDKTSIIKIDIHKRREIFEKPTKIINSNNSSSNRTTNDLTNSKSIKERLSFLEKQKYNNDEDDGEDEGEDEDDEDEDDENINKINRLSGDMNSIRERLTNLEIKTCERENNLLNNKNIDELLMEPVIPIRKCLSTLEKYTTSSDESTSSGVSSNICVNNITNDNEKKSIDKQMINFNNNNNINNDNLTPSERSSSPDSEYRASRTAFHRSLDSLDADASSGPDTFERVQSLEELDYVRRYPGSISSGELLNDTDREDSGIHTADVSCSVSQADEPIDDEHIDNNTQKIEQHYLYGIAETEITDTNDNYQDNKQDQQVDNDMQLAVINEDTAVTGIMSTNKSHLDYSYKSSSCHKTTNGRTVIYQSPRIPPRKNPPINDSIKLNDNKPSKIPTSTKNNNNSTTTTLLSTSTTSEKNNLQEIFNQKLTNKCTSIKIQDDDKQMDRKNVDNYCERRRTIIEESIVIGCGDKEVDETLVELPVEITSSVEQEEVPRVCELPVSSHTVESLISINMPIDISSTNNHDNIIDKICENEINHLNFNSPILQANIMNFNESLTSMSQQIPQYNMTSDEEIVTSLSFPLGPPSTIEPPKEKPPPPPTDFSDDENQQIEPLKRLNSTRRIKKELRTRRSDFLGIEGINDDDLEFSLAKPPNMASILAEERRIEQLHRRSYDTDSNYEQDSSHERDSGVELGQDWVKQPVSPDMSQHSRQSSEPFGASVTSSEEDEITKKEREIIEVLEKEEQWRYGNDREQNSCESILEHSDIGEKLAHKLRKLEEEKMQLERERAHETEMQHRQEEETMRMNDENTRIMENTEDMLREEEQQHQHQQQEITMQIQKIEEIKIRDEEQKLRIKNDQLRIHDEIIEQEKRSVDILRQEEIARSMEDQEKNILTAVQYNNDDDYATGEVLRVERELLQLEQEALKRQKTNLAYREQKQQQLAEQLQEQWASLQDVAHASPNNSNPTYQNISALNYRSSMPNLQLQDVQQQQQQRRRPPPPAKPLRLIDQLQRDATIRNSRIPSADNIPQQVDTCTLRHSVSVASIVNSGQQQQQQQMSKQTLQALSAVPRTRIVKSDQWVQRRKSDGPRVVQDFNYQHWLIQEAEQRRIAEKIHRSPVRKSQQHVTGTSVPYIATPTRSDGKPLPDSIIQTLTQRMQNRAQERPQIRRRLEHSVSQEHLPNAHHGPQHVAMMHQKINQSTNSSAIDSQEKMLSVSGKKKCSHCGDELGRGAAMIIESLRLFYHMECFKCCVCHIKLGDGLIGTDVRVRNHKLHCHNCYSSDDGVKFSCV; from the exons ATGCCATCCTCACAAGTACCACAAGCCACTGAACGGCGTAACGAACGaatg atgaCCCATGAACcaccaaaattaaaaacaacccTAACAACACCACCAAAACAAGCTACAAATCCATTACAATTTGTTAAAGTTGGACCATGTTCATTGTATCGTTCAGCACATGAACAATTATCAAAAGTTGATGaagttaaaaaagttaaacaagAAGTACGTGAAGAAGCTGAAGAATGGCAATCG aatttggaCAATTGGAAAAGTAGCAGAAGGAAGAGACAAGAGCATATTATTGAAAGAGTTGTTGAagttaaaaaacttgaacttGAAGAACATGATAGACAAAGAAGACGAAGTAAAACATTTTCTGAAATGATGGAAGAACGTGGTAGTAGAGGAAGAAAATTAAGTTTGGCAATGTATCATGAAGAAGATTCAAATGATTTAAGTGATCTTGGTATTGGTACAAGTAGTGGAAAAAGTTCAATAAGTGGTGATACACATGATGATACACAAAGTGTATTAAGTGATAGAGACagtgaaattgataaaaataattcatttgataatacaattattgaaaataataataatacattatcaacaacaattattgatgatacacAAAcagaaacaattaatgattttaataatgataatgaacaaCGTGAATATGATTCCGGTACAACAGCAACAATAAGTTCACCTGAACCAGAAGAATATACATATGAAAATGCAATACGTGGTTATGTATCAAGAGTACCACCAAATTTACCAAGACactcaattattaatattaatacacagcttgatagtaaaaaaaatggtaaaataaatatatttgatgataaaaattcatcaaataacgatgataaaacatcaataattaaaattgatatacatAAACGTcgtgaaatatttgaaaaaccaacaaaaattataaatagcaATAATAGCAGTAGCAATAGAACAACAAATGATTTAACAAATTCAAAAAGTATAAAAGAAAGATTATCATttcttgaaaaacaaaaatataataatgatgaagatgatggtGAAGATGAAGGTGAAGATGAAgacgatgaagatgaagatgatgaaaatataaataaaataaatagattatcTGGTGATATGAATTCAATACGTGAACGTTTaacaaatttagaaataaaaacatgTGAACGTGAAAATaatctattaaataataaaaatattgatgaattattaatggAACCAGTTATACCAATACGTAAATGTTTATcaacacttgaaaaatatacaacaagtAGTGATGAATCAACATCATCTGGtgtatcatcaaatatatgtgttaataatattacaaatgataatgaaaaaaaatcaattgataaacaaatgataaattttaataataataataatattaataatgataatttaacacCAAGTGAAAGAAGTTCATCACCAGATTCTGAATATCGTGCATCACGTACAGCATTTCATAGAAGTTTAGATTCACTTGATGCTGATGCATCAAGTGGTCCTGATACATTTGAAAGAGTACAAAGTCTTGAAGAGCTTGATTATGTTAGAAGATATCCTGGCTCAATATCATCTggtgaattattaaatgatactGATAGAGAAGATTCTGGTATACATACTGCTGATGTTAGTTGTTCAGTTAGTCAAGCTGATGAACCAATTGATGATGaacatattgataataatacacaaaaaattgaacaacATTATCTTTATGGAATTGCTGAAACTGAAATAACAGatacaaatgataattatcaagATAATAAACAAGATCAACAGGTTGATAATGATATGCAACTTGCAGTTATAAATGAG GATACTGCTGTTACTGGAATCATGTCGACTAACAAATCTCATCTtgattattcatataaatctTCATCATGTCATAAAACAACAAATGGTCGTACAGTTATTTATCAAAGTCCAAGAATACCACCACGTAAAAATCCACCAATTAATGatagtattaaattaaatgataataaaccaTCGAAAATACCAACAtcaacgaaaaataataataattcaacaacaacgacattattatcaacatcaacaacaagtgaaaaaaataatttacaagaaatatttaatcaaaaattaacaaataaatgtaCGTCGATTAAAATacaagatgatgataaacaaatggatagaaaaaatgttgataattattgtgaAAGAAGACGTACGATAATTGAG GAATCGATTGTTATCGGTTGTGGGGACAAGGAAGTCGATGAAACGTTGGTTGAGCTGCCAGTTGAAATAACGTCGTCAGTCGAGCAAGAAGAAGTACCACGAGTTTGTGAGCTGCCAGTTTCAAGTCATACTGTTGAatcattaatttcaataaacatgccaattgatatttcatcaacaaataatcatgataatattattgataaaatttgtgaaaatgaaattaatcatttaaattttaattcaccaATTTTACAAGCAAATATcatgaattttaatgaatcaTTGACGTCAATGTCTCAACAA ATACCTCAATATAATATGACCAGTGATGAAGAAATAGTAACAAGTTTGTCATTTCCACTGGGACCACCAAGTACAATTGAACCACCAAAAGAGaaaccaccacctccaccaacTGATTTTAGTGATGATGAAAACCAACAAATTGAACCATTAAAACGTTTAAATTCAACACGtcgaattaaaaaagaattacgTACAAGACGTTCTGATTTTCTTGGTATTGAAGGg atAAACGATGATGATTTGGAATTTAGTTTGGCAAAACCACCAAATATGGCATCAATATTAGCTGAAGAAAGAAGAATCGAACAATTACATCGTCGTTCATATGATACTGATAGTAATTATGAACAAGATTCAAGTCATGAAAGAGATTCTGGTGTTGAACTTGGTCAAGATTGGGTTAAACAACCAGTTAGTCCAGATATGTCACAACATAGTCGTCAAAGTAGTGAACCATTTGGTGCAAGTGTAACATCATCTGAAGAAGatgaaataactaaaaaagaaCGTGAAATTATTGAAGTACTTGAGAAGGAAGAACAATGGCGTTATGGAAATGATCGTGAACAAAACAG TTGTGAAAGTATTTTGGAACACAGTGACATCGGTGAGAAGCTAGCCCACAAGCTTCGTAAACTTGAGGAGGAAAAAATGCAGTTGGAACGTGAACGTGCACATGAGACTGAGATGCAACATCGTCAAGAAGAAGAGACAATGCGAATGAATGATGAGAATACAAGAATAATGGAAAATACTGAAGACATGTTACGTGAGGaagaacaacaacatcaacatcaacaacaagaaataacaatgcaaatacaaaaaattgaagaaattaaaataagagatgaagaacaaaaattgagaattaaaaatgatCAGTTACGAATTCATGATGAGATTATTGAACAAGAAAAAAGATCTGTTGATATTCTTAGACAAGAAGAAATAGCTAGATCAATGGAAGATCAAGaa aaaaatattttaactgcAGTTCAGTATAATAACGATGATGATTATGCAACTGGG gaagTACTACGTGTTGAGCGTGAATTACTACAACTTGAACAAGAAGCATTAAAAcgtcaaaaaacaaatttagcaTATCGtgaacaaaaacaacaacaacttgcTGAACAACTACAAGAACAGTGGGCATCATTGCAAGATGTTGCTCATGCATCaccaaataattcaaatcCAACATACCAGAATATATCTGCCTTGAATTATCGTTCATCCATGCCAAATTTACAACTTCAAGAtgttcaacaacaacagcaacaacgtAGAcgtccaccaccaccagcaaAACCACTTAGATTGATTGATCAACTTCAACGTGATGCAACAATaag AAATAGCAGAATTCCATCGGCTGATAATATTCCACAACAAGTTGACACTTGTACATTGAGACACAGTGTTTCTGTTGCATCAATTGTTAATTCTGgccaacaacaacagcaacaacaaatgAGTAAACAAACACTTCAAGCATTAAGTGCTGTTCCAAGAACAAGAATTGTCAAGAGTGATCAGTGGGTACAGAGAAGAAAAAGTGATGGACCAAGAGTTGTTCAGGATTTTAATTATCAGCATTGGCTTATTCAG GAAGCAGAACAGCGTAGAATTGCTGAGAAAATTCATCGTTCACCTGTGAGAAAATCACAACAACATGTTACGGGAACATCTGTTCCGTACATTGCAACTCCAACAAGGTCTGATGGTAAACCGTTACCTGATTCTATCATTCAAACACTCACTCAAAGAATGCAAAATAGAGCTCAAGAACGACCACAAATACGTagaag attagAGCACAGTGTTAGTCAAGAACATTTGCCAAATGCTCATCATGGACCTCAACATGTTGCAATGAtgcatcaaaaaattaatcaatcaacAAATTCTTCTGCTATTGATTCACAAGAAAAAATGCTCAGCgttagtggaaaaaaaaaatgctcacATTGTGGTGATGAAttag gaCGAGGTGCAGCAATGATTATTGAAAGTCTTCGTTTATTTTATCACATGGAATGCTTTAAATGTTGTGTTTGTCACATTAAACTTGGTGATGGACTCATAGGAACAGATGTTCGCGTACGAAATCACAAACTTCACTGCCATAATTGCTATTCAAGCGATGacg GTGTCAAGTTTAGCTGTGTGTAG
- the LOC122857855 gene encoding putative mediator of RNA polymerase II transcription subunit 26 isoform X2 produces the protein MPSSQVPQATERRNERMMTHEPPKLKTTLTTPPKQATNPLQFVKVGPCSLYRSAHEQLSKVDEVKKVKQEVREEAEEWQSNLDNWKSSRRKRQEHIIERVVEVKKLELEEHDRQRRRSKTFSEMMEERGSRGRKLSLAMYHEEDSNDLSDLGIGTSSGKSSISGDTHDDTQSVLSDRDSEIDKNNSFDNTIIENNNNTLSTTIIDDTQTETINDFNNDNEQREYDSGTTATISSPEPEEYTYENAIRGYVSRVPPNLPRHSIININTQLDSKKNGKINIFDDKNSSNNDDKTSIIKIDIHKRREIFEKPTKIINSNNSSSNRTTNDLTNSKSIKERLSFLEKQKYNNDEDDGEDEGEDEDDEDEDDENINKINRLSGDMNSIRERLTNLEIKTCERENNLLNNKNIDELLMEPVIPIRKCLSTLEKYTTSSDESTSSGVSSNICVNNITNDNEKKSIDKQMINFNNNNNINNDNLTPSERSSSPDSEYRASRTAFHRSLDSLDADASSGPDTFERVQSLEELDYVRRYPGSISSGELLNDTDREDSGIHTADVSCSVSQADEPIDDEHIDNNTQKIEQHYLYGIAETEITDTNDNYQDNKQDQQVDNDMQLAVINEDTAVTGIMSTNKSHLDYSYKSSSCHKTTNGRTVIYQSPRIPPRKNPPINDSIKLNDNKPSKIPTSTKNNNNSTTTTLLSTSTTSEKNNLQEIFNQKLTNKCTSIKIQDDDKQMDRKNVDNYCERRRTIIEESIVIGCGDKEVDETLVELPVEITSSVEQEEVPRVCELPVSSHTVESLISINMPIDISSTNNHDNIIDKICENEINHLNFNSPILQANIMNFNESLTSMSQQIPQYNMTSDEEIVTSLSFPLGPPSTIEPPKEKPPPPPTDFSDDENQQIEPLKRLNSTRRIKKELRTRRSDFLGIEGINDDDLEFSLAKPPNMASILAEERRIEQLHRRSYDTDSNYEQDSSHERDSGVELGQDWVKQPVSPDMSQHSRQSSEPFGASVTSSEEDEITKKEREIIEVLEKEEQWRYGNDREQNSDIGEKLAHKLRKLEEEKMQLERERAHETEMQHRQEEETMRMNDENTRIMENTEDMLREEEQQHQHQQQEITMQIQKIEEIKIRDEEQKLRIKNDQLRIHDEIIEQEKRSVDILRQEEIARSMEDQEKNILTAVQYNNDDDYATGEVLRVERELLQLEQEALKRQKTNLAYREQKQQQLAEQLQEQWASLQDVAHASPNNSNPTYQNISALNYRSSMPNLQLQDVQQQQQQRRRPPPPAKPLRLIDQLQRDATIRNSRIPSADNIPQQVDTCTLRHSVSVASIVNSGQQQQQQQMSKQTLQALSAVPRTRIVKSDQWVQRRKSDGPRVVQDFNYQHWLIQEAEQRRIAEKIHRSPVRKSQQHVTGTSVPYIATPTRSDGKPLPDSIIQTLTQRMQNRAQERPQIRRRLEHSVSQEHLPNAHHGPQHVAMMHQKINQSTNSSAIDSQEKMLSVSGKKKCSHCGDELGRGAAMIIESLRLFYHMECFKCCVCHIKLGDGLIGTDVRVRNHKLHCHNCYSSDDGVKFSCV, from the exons ATGCCATCCTCACAAGTACCACAAGCCACTGAACGGCGTAACGAACGaatg atgaCCCATGAACcaccaaaattaaaaacaacccTAACAACACCACCAAAACAAGCTACAAATCCATTACAATTTGTTAAAGTTGGACCATGTTCATTGTATCGTTCAGCACATGAACAATTATCAAAAGTTGATGaagttaaaaaagttaaacaagAAGTACGTGAAGAAGCTGAAGAATGGCAATCG aatttggaCAATTGGAAAAGTAGCAGAAGGAAGAGACAAGAGCATATTATTGAAAGAGTTGTTGAagttaaaaaacttgaacttGAAGAACATGATAGACAAAGAAGACGAAGTAAAACATTTTCTGAAATGATGGAAGAACGTGGTAGTAGAGGAAGAAAATTAAGTTTGGCAATGTATCATGAAGAAGATTCAAATGATTTAAGTGATCTTGGTATTGGTACAAGTAGTGGAAAAAGTTCAATAAGTGGTGATACACATGATGATACACAAAGTGTATTAAGTGATAGAGACagtgaaattgataaaaataattcatttgataatacaattattgaaaataataataatacattatcaacaacaattattgatgatacacAAAcagaaacaattaatgattttaataatgataatgaacaaCGTGAATATGATTCCGGTACAACAGCAACAATAAGTTCACCTGAACCAGAAGAATATACATATGAAAATGCAATACGTGGTTATGTATCAAGAGTACCACCAAATTTACCAAGACactcaattattaatattaatacacagcttgatagtaaaaaaaatggtaaaataaatatatttgatgataaaaattcatcaaataacgatgataaaacatcaataattaaaattgatatacatAAACGTcgtgaaatatttgaaaaaccaacaaaaattataaatagcaATAATAGCAGTAGCAATAGAACAACAAATGATTTAACAAATTCAAAAAGTATAAAAGAAAGATTATCATttcttgaaaaacaaaaatataataatgatgaagatgatggtGAAGATGAAGGTGAAGATGAAgacgatgaagatgaagatgatgaaaatataaataaaataaatagattatcTGGTGATATGAATTCAATACGTGAACGTTTaacaaatttagaaataaaaacatgTGAACGTGAAAATaatctattaaataataaaaatattgatgaattattaatggAACCAGTTATACCAATACGTAAATGTTTATcaacacttgaaaaatatacaacaagtAGTGATGAATCAACATCATCTGGtgtatcatcaaatatatgtgttaataatattacaaatgataatgaaaaaaaatcaattgataaacaaatgataaattttaataataataataatattaataatgataatttaacacCAAGTGAAAGAAGTTCATCACCAGATTCTGAATATCGTGCATCACGTACAGCATTTCATAGAAGTTTAGATTCACTTGATGCTGATGCATCAAGTGGTCCTGATACATTTGAAAGAGTACAAAGTCTTGAAGAGCTTGATTATGTTAGAAGATATCCTGGCTCAATATCATCTggtgaattattaaatgatactGATAGAGAAGATTCTGGTATACATACTGCTGATGTTAGTTGTTCAGTTAGTCAAGCTGATGAACCAATTGATGATGaacatattgataataatacacaaaaaattgaacaacATTATCTTTATGGAATTGCTGAAACTGAAATAACAGatacaaatgataattatcaagATAATAAACAAGATCAACAGGTTGATAATGATATGCAACTTGCAGTTATAAATGAG GATACTGCTGTTACTGGAATCATGTCGACTAACAAATCTCATCTtgattattcatataaatctTCATCATGTCATAAAACAACAAATGGTCGTACAGTTATTTATCAAAGTCCAAGAATACCACCACGTAAAAATCCACCAATTAATGatagtattaaattaaatgataataaaccaTCGAAAATACCAACAtcaacgaaaaataataataattcaacaacaacgacattattatcaacatcaacaacaagtgaaaaaaataatttacaagaaatatttaatcaaaaattaacaaataaatgtaCGTCGATTAAAATacaagatgatgataaacaaatggatagaaaaaatgttgataattattgtgaAAGAAGACGTACGATAATTGAG GAATCGATTGTTATCGGTTGTGGGGACAAGGAAGTCGATGAAACGTTGGTTGAGCTGCCAGTTGAAATAACGTCGTCAGTCGAGCAAGAAGAAGTACCACGAGTTTGTGAGCTGCCAGTTTCAAGTCATACTGTTGAatcattaatttcaataaacatgccaattgatatttcatcaacaaataatcatgataatattattgataaaatttgtgaaaatgaaattaatcatttaaattttaattcaccaATTTTACAAGCAAATATcatgaattttaatgaatcaTTGACGTCAATGTCTCAACAA ATACCTCAATATAATATGACCAGTGATGAAGAAATAGTAACAAGTTTGTCATTTCCACTGGGACCACCAAGTACAATTGAACCACCAAAAGAGaaaccaccacctccaccaacTGATTTTAGTGATGATGAAAACCAACAAATTGAACCATTAAAACGTTTAAATTCAACACGtcgaattaaaaaagaattacgTACAAGACGTTCTGATTTTCTTGGTATTGAAGGg atAAACGATGATGATTTGGAATTTAGTTTGGCAAAACCACCAAATATGGCATCAATATTAGCTGAAGAAAGAAGAATCGAACAATTACATCGTCGTTCATATGATACTGATAGTAATTATGAACAAGATTCAAGTCATGAAAGAGATTCTGGTGTTGAACTTGGTCAAGATTGGGTTAAACAACCAGTTAGTCCAGATATGTCACAACATAGTCGTCAAAGTAGTGAACCATTTGGTGCAAGTGTAACATCATCTGAAGAAGatgaaataactaaaaaagaaCGTGAAATTATTGAAGTACTTGAGAAGGAAGAACAATGGCGTTATGGAAATGATCGTGAACAAAACAG TGACATCGGTGAGAAGCTAGCCCACAAGCTTCGTAAACTTGAGGAGGAAAAAATGCAGTTGGAACGTGAACGTGCACATGAGACTGAGATGCAACATCGTCAAGAAGAAGAGACAATGCGAATGAATGATGAGAATACAAGAATAATGGAAAATACTGAAGACATGTTACGTGAGGaagaacaacaacatcaacatcaacaacaagaaataacaatgcaaatacaaaaaattgaagaaattaaaataagagatgaagaacaaaaattgagaattaaaaatgatCAGTTACGAATTCATGATGAGATTATTGAACAAGAAAAAAGATCTGTTGATATTCTTAGACAAGAAGAAATAGCTAGATCAATGGAAGATCAAGaa aaaaatattttaactgcAGTTCAGTATAATAACGATGATGATTATGCAACTGGG gaagTACTACGTGTTGAGCGTGAATTACTACAACTTGAACAAGAAGCATTAAAAcgtcaaaaaacaaatttagcaTATCGtgaacaaaaacaacaacaacttgcTGAACAACTACAAGAACAGTGGGCATCATTGCAAGATGTTGCTCATGCATCaccaaataattcaaatcCAACATACCAGAATATATCTGCCTTGAATTATCGTTCATCCATGCCAAATTTACAACTTCAAGAtgttcaacaacaacagcaacaacgtAGAcgtccaccaccaccagcaaAACCACTTAGATTGATTGATCAACTTCAACGTGATGCAACAATaag AAATAGCAGAATTCCATCGGCTGATAATATTCCACAACAAGTTGACACTTGTACATTGAGACACAGTGTTTCTGTTGCATCAATTGTTAATTCTGgccaacaacaacagcaacaacaaatgAGTAAACAAACACTTCAAGCATTAAGTGCTGTTCCAAGAACAAGAATTGTCAAGAGTGATCAGTGGGTACAGAGAAGAAAAAGTGATGGACCAAGAGTTGTTCAGGATTTTAATTATCAGCATTGGCTTATTCAG GAAGCAGAACAGCGTAGAATTGCTGAGAAAATTCATCGTTCACCTGTGAGAAAATCACAACAACATGTTACGGGAACATCTGTTCCGTACATTGCAACTCCAACAAGGTCTGATGGTAAACCGTTACCTGATTCTATCATTCAAACACTCACTCAAAGAATGCAAAATAGAGCTCAAGAACGACCACAAATACGTagaag attagAGCACAGTGTTAGTCAAGAACATTTGCCAAATGCTCATCATGGACCTCAACATGTTGCAATGAtgcatcaaaaaattaatcaatcaacAAATTCTTCTGCTATTGATTCACAAGAAAAAATGCTCAGCgttagtggaaaaaaaaaatgctcacATTGTGGTGATGAAttag gaCGAGGTGCAGCAATGATTATTGAAAGTCTTCGTTTATTTTATCACATGGAATGCTTTAAATGTTGTGTTTGTCACATTAAACTTGGTGATGGACTCATAGGAACAGATGTTCGCGTACGAAATCACAAACTTCACTGCCATAATTGCTATTCAAGCGATGacg GTGTCAAGTTTAGCTGTGTGTAG